From a single Anaerolineales bacterium genomic region:
- a CDS encoding ParA family protein, translating into MSTRIICIANQKGGVGKTTTAVSLAHGLSQKGRRVLLIDLDPQGQSATALGRNPEPGVFYLLTMGSTPQETTFVQSWVRFSGREGLYLLPGDQQTMAAQTVLNAQDKPISAIRQSIQRFFKDGLHYIIFDTAPSVGGIQERAVWASDLVIVPTATEFLSADGVSKVLLMMSVLQEKKNWRGNLLGILPTFFDEQTRESKATMENLKERFDASVLPPIHRSTLLRECAAEGRTIFEMDELCRASKQYQALTQHVMKF; encoded by the coding sequence ATGAGCACCAGGATCATTTGTATCGCGAACCAGAAGGGCGGGGTCGGCAAGACCACCACCGCCGTTTCGCTTGCCCACGGCCTGTCCCAAAAAGGCCGGCGCGTTCTGCTGATCGATCTGGACCCACAGGGTCAATCTGCTACCGCCCTGGGACGCAACCCCGAACCCGGCGTGTTTTACCTGCTCACAATGGGAAGCACCCCACAGGAGACCACCTTTGTGCAGTCATGGGTGCGTTTCTCCGGGCGGGAAGGATTGTATCTATTACCCGGAGACCAGCAAACAATGGCTGCCCAGACCGTGCTCAACGCGCAGGACAAACCCATCTCCGCCATCCGACAGTCCATCCAGCGCTTTTTCAAAGATGGACTCCACTACATCATCTTCGACACCGCGCCTAGTGTCGGCGGCATCCAGGAACGCGCGGTCTGGGCCTCCGACCTCGTTATCGTGCCGACTGCCACCGAGTTCCTTTCCGCCGACGGCGTCTCGAAGGTGCTGCTCATGATGAGCGTGCTTCAGGAAAAGAAAAACTGGCGCGGAAATCTATTGGGCATCCTGCCGACCTTCTTCGATGAACAAACCCGCGAAAGCAAAGCCACGATGGAAAACCTGAAGGAACGTTTTGATGCAAGTGTTCTGCCGCCCATCCATCGATCCACACTGTTGCGTGAATGTGCCGCTGAAGGCAGGACGATCTTTGAAATGGACGAGCTGTGCCGCGCTTCAAAGCAGTATCAAGCGCTGACCCAGCATGTAATGAAGTTCTAG
- a CDS encoding HEAT repeat domain-containing protein: MSETLSFQNVLDHLLDSKKDIPANHLQHYSDLDPKSLRLFMDVWSSVKPDRKLLLLDTLLAHLDTDTLVSYEDIGRSLLDDADSEVRARAIELLAESNDPKLVDTMIGIFLHDTELAPRIEAANLLGEFVLLGELEELDENLHHKTEDALISVIRSDENPSLRKRALESLGYSSRDEMVNIIETAFQRADPTWIASALIAMGRSHDNRWDDSVVSKLLEDDPRIRAAAASAAGELNIEAAGPIMLKMLEDEEEDDDVVSAAIWSLSQIGGEDARVYLLSLIETTEDEDLLAFLEDALENLDFNEELDKFDLLSLDEDDLEDLDELDELELDEDED, translated from the coding sequence ATGTCTGAGACCCTTTCCTTCCAAAACGTCCTCGATCACCTGCTGGATTCCAAAAAGGACATCCCGGCGAATCATCTTCAGCATTACTCCGACCTTGACCCAAAATCCCTGCGCTTGTTCATGGATGTGTGGTCCAGCGTCAAACCGGACCGTAAACTGCTCCTGCTCGACACGCTGTTAGCCCACCTCGACACCGACACACTCGTCTCGTATGAAGACATCGGCAGGTCTTTGCTAGATGATGCGGATAGCGAAGTCCGCGCCCGCGCCATTGAATTGCTTGCCGAGTCAAACGACCCGAAACTTGTTGACACAATGATCGGCATTTTCCTCCACGACACCGAACTCGCTCCGCGCATTGAAGCCGCGAACCTGCTTGGCGAATTCGTCCTGCTTGGCGAATTGGAGGAACTGGACGAAAACCTGCACCACAAAACGGAGGACGCCCTCATCTCCGTCATCCGCAGTGACGAGAATCCATCGCTTCGGAAACGCGCGCTCGAATCGCTCGGTTATTCCTCGCGCGATGAAATGGTCAATATCATCGAAACCGCCTTTCAGCGCGCCGACCCGACCTGGATCGCCAGTGCCTTGATCGCAATGGGACGCTCCCACGATAACCGCTGGGACGACAGCGTGGTCAGCAAACTGCTGGAGGATGATCCGCGCATCCGCGCCGCCGCCGCATCCGCCGCCGGTGAATTGAACATCGAAGCGGCAGGTCCCATCATGCTGAAAATGCTGGAAGATGAAGAAGAGGATGATGACGTGGTCTCTGCCGCGATCTGGTCGCTTTCGCAAATTGGCGGTGAAGATGCGCGCGTGTATCTCTTAAGTCTGATCGAAACCACGGAAGACGAAGACCTGCTCGCCTTCCTGGAAGATGCGCTCGAAAACCTGGATTTCAACGAAGAACTGGATAAATTCGACCTGCTGTCGTTGGACGA
- a CDS encoding cation-translocating P-type ATPase: protein MNKIKSVFSNLQQRRKLLTIISGALILIAFGADYFFGWRTIFNVAMIGAALTAGWDIAVRAIVSLQNRHISIELLVTIATLGALWIGEYWEAAAVTFLFIFGAYLEARTLSQTRKVLSGLLDLAPTTAVVVRDGKQVEVMPNEVTSDETVLVKPGTRVPVDGEVINGRSAVDESTITGEPIPEEKSIGSKVFAGTINQNGLLKVRATGIGADTMLARIIRRVEEAQDEKAPTQRFIERFANWYTPFIIVLSIATYIITRDIELALTLLVIGCPGALVISTPVSVVAGIGRAAKSGILIKGGEYLENAGKISALALDKTGTLTQGKPRVTDVIPFASFLDPNLPAVSGSWDSAQATILRWAGVVEAGSEHPLARSILSAAESLGEIPTAQHFDTFTGRGVQAQYDGHIISVGTLELMRQLKVSVDDQARAVLNHLKSEGKTAVLVALDGRVIGVLGIADPIRETTASMICRLKEVGLKRIVMLTGDDRLTAQSIARQAGIEDVRAELLPDDKLSAIRDLQKDGHVVAMVGDGINDAPALAAADIGIAMGAAGTDIAIETADVALMSDDMMKLPEAIRLSKATLRNIYQNVFIALTTVSMLLLGVLFGKVHMAGGMLIHEASVLIVIVNGMRLLKEQPHEGETLPSFSIAPQASARS, encoded by the coding sequence ATGAACAAAATCAAATCGGTATTCTCAAATTTACAACAGCGTCGTAAACTGCTGACCATCATCAGCGGCGCATTGATCCTTATCGCGTTCGGCGCGGATTATTTTTTCGGCTGGCGGACAATCTTCAATGTGGCGATGATCGGCGCGGCATTGACCGCAGGTTGGGATATTGCCGTGCGTGCCATCGTCAGTTTGCAGAACCGTCACATCAGCATCGAACTGCTGGTCACGATCGCCACGCTCGGTGCGCTTTGGATTGGCGAATATTGGGAAGCCGCCGCAGTGACCTTCCTTTTTATCTTCGGCGCGTATCTTGAAGCGCGCACGCTCAGCCAGACGCGCAAAGTCTTGAGCGGTTTGCTCGATCTCGCGCCGACAACCGCGGTCGTTGTCCGCGACGGCAAACAAGTGGAAGTGATGCCGAACGAAGTCACATCGGATGAGACCGTGCTGGTCAAGCCCGGTACAAGAGTCCCCGTGGACGGCGAAGTGATAAATGGTCGCTCTGCGGTGGACGAAAGCACCATCACGGGCGAACCCATACCCGAAGAAAAATCAATCGGCTCCAAAGTCTTCGCGGGAACCATCAACCAAAATGGTTTACTCAAAGTACGCGCCACAGGCATCGGTGCCGACACCATGCTTGCGCGCATCATCCGCCGCGTCGAGGAAGCGCAGGACGAAAAAGCGCCCACACAGCGTTTCATCGAACGCTTCGCAAACTGGTATACGCCTTTCATCATCGTGCTCAGCATCGCAACCTACATCATCACACGCGACATCGAACTCGCGCTCACATTGCTCGTGATCGGCTGCCCAGGTGCGCTCGTCATCTCCACGCCCGTTTCGGTGGTGGCAGGCATCGGACGCGCTGCGAAGAGCGGCATCCTGATCAAAGGCGGCGAATATCTCGAGAACGCCGGGAAGATTTCCGCACTGGCATTGGATAAGACCGGCACATTGACGCAGGGCAAACCGCGCGTGACGGATGTGATTCCGTTCGCTTCTTTCTTGGATCCGAACCTGCCCGCCGTTTCTGGAAGTTGGGACTCAGCCCAGGCAACCATCCTGCGTTGGGCGGGCGTCGTGGAGGCGGGTTCGGAGCATCCGCTGGCGCGTTCGATATTATCTGCGGCGGAATCGCTGGGCGAAATCCCCACAGCACAACATTTCGACACGTTCACGGGTCGAGGTGTGCAGGCGCAATATGACGGCCACATCATCAGTGTTGGAACGCTTGAATTGATGAGGCAGTTGAAGGTCTCGGTGGACGATCAAGCCCGTGCTGTGCTGAACCACTTGAAGTCCGAGGGGAAGACCGCCGTGCTGGTCGCACTCGATGGGAGAGTCATTGGCGTGCTCGGCATTGCTGACCCGATCCGTGAAACGACTGCATCAATGATTTGCCGCTTGAAAGAGGTTGGACTGAAGCGAATCGTCATGCTCACCGGCGATGATCGCCTGACCGCGCAAAGCATCGCGCGTCAGGCAGGCATTGAGGATGTGCGTGCGGAGTTGCTGCCCGATGATAAACTTTCCGCCATTCGCGATCTACAAAAAGATGGTCACGTGGTCGCGATGGTCGGCGACGGAATCAACGATGCGCCCGCGCTCGCTGCTGCGGATATTGGCATTGCCATGGGCGCGGCTGGAACCGACATCGCTATTGAAACTGCCGACGTTGCGCTAATGTCCGACGATATGATGAAATTGCCCGAAGCGATTCGTCTGTCGAAAGCCACCCTGCGAAACATCTATCAAAATGTCTTCATCGCGCTGACGACCGTGAGCATGTTGCTGCTGGGCGTGTTGTTCGGGAAAGTCCACATGGCGGGTGGGATGTTGATCCACGAAGCCTCGGTGTTGATCGTCATCGTGAACGGAATGCGGCTGTTGAAAGAACAGCCGCATGAAGGCGAAACTCTTCCTTCCTTTTCCATTGCGCCTCAAGCCTCAGCGAGATCATAA
- a CDS encoding DnaA N-terminal domain-containing protein, with product MSDIQQTWSSVLTQLQMDMPRASYETWVLGTQALGLENDVLLVSTRNAYARDWLESRLTSTVQRLLVGVLNRSVSVKFVVGDESQEEMETEAEETDEPELNIEPVQWLDYDRIVQPHKQVVVKGYLRRLGMEIGPKAIWLYVGFHQAAWRVQDQHQTSGKPLHSHEVMRFSALSNGAFWRLLKHAGIQAHLIGLVQRVDSQDARRFRRGRDGRPHRAPIRYQVFMTPRLTRADSTAVHLRLKALIEKHSSTTSALQEMLAVEDVMELLEPMEVKLPHAPVNTVMDMVKLETVEKFSGEIERLAQELHRRIINCLGDIHIPHYFITETIHRYNLTPAQAWLITVARDMAFINARTGERRDVVTFKHGYQEMAELIGSNRYKTVQAWLHLQWASQQRGGNLSRFLQEIAMPESNTYADLRVESMPRAFRVLLDEPLDADGRNRVDANGSHMADADGRISWTQMGALADANGSHMVDANGSDLNSFKHPLNTDKKNTSTTQHACGENAAEAVVPDFWELELLLQQNDVHPKVQKELLEVQASVHAFVSWVLYVASPGSGNLSDPLGYAISRLREHPLREARGVFRQFADLPPEELLALIDSTPARAYELPTKIEHPLAHAWKKAMGSNNPRLSIVREILFGEGASE from the coding sequence ATGAGCGATATTCAACAAACCTGGAGTTCCGTGCTGACCCAACTGCAGATGGACATGCCTCGCGCCTCGTATGAAACCTGGGTGCTGGGCACGCAAGCGCTGGGGTTGGAAAACGATGTGCTGCTTGTTTCCACGCGCAATGCCTATGCCCGTGACTGGCTGGAGTCGCGCCTGACCAGCACAGTGCAGCGATTGCTGGTCGGCGTGTTGAATCGTTCCGTCTCTGTGAAGTTCGTCGTTGGCGATGAGTCGCAGGAAGAGATGGAAACCGAAGCGGAGGAAACGGACGAACCTGAATTGAACATCGAGCCGGTGCAATGGCTGGATTATGACCGCATCGTCCAGCCGCACAAGCAGGTCGTGGTGAAGGGTTATCTGCGCCGACTGGGAATGGAGATCGGACCCAAGGCGATCTGGTTGTATGTGGGATTCCATCAGGCGGCGTGGAGAGTGCAGGATCAGCACCAGACATCTGGAAAACCATTGCACAGTCACGAGGTAATGAGATTCAGCGCATTGAGCAATGGCGCTTTCTGGCGGTTGTTGAAACATGCCGGCATCCAGGCACACCTGATCGGGCTCGTGCAACGGGTCGATTCCCAGGATGCGCGCCGTTTTCGGCGTGGACGGGACGGACGTCCGCATCGCGCGCCGATCCGCTACCAGGTCTTCATGACCCCGCGATTGACACGCGCCGACTCCACGGCAGTCCATCTGCGATTGAAAGCGTTGATCGAAAAACACAGTTCCACCACCAGCGCCTTACAGGAAATGCTGGCGGTCGAGGATGTCATGGAACTACTCGAACCAATGGAAGTGAAACTGCCTCATGCGCCCGTGAACACGGTGATGGATATGGTGAAGCTGGAAACAGTTGAAAAGTTTTCAGGTGAAATCGAGCGTCTCGCGCAGGAACTGCATCGCAGGATCATCAACTGCCTGGGCGACATCCACATCCCGCACTACTTCATCACGGAAACCATCCACCGCTACAACCTGACCCCCGCACAGGCCTGGCTGATCACGGTCGCGCGCGATATGGCATTCATCAATGCGCGTACCGGCGAACGACGGGATGTGGTGACCTTTAAGCACGGGTATCAGGAGATGGCGGAGTTGATCGGTTCCAACCGCTACAAGACCGTACAAGCCTGGCTCCATCTGCAATGGGCTTCGCAGCAACGTGGGGGCAACCTCTCCCGTTTTCTGCAGGAAATCGCCATGCCCGAATCAAACACCTATGCCGACCTGCGCGTGGAGTCCATGCCGCGTGCTTTTCGGGTATTGCTGGACGAACCGCTGGACGCAGATGGGAGGAATAGGGTGGACGCAAATGGGAGTCATATGGCAGACGCAGATGGGAGGATTAGCTGGACGCAAATGGGAGCATTAGCAGACGCAAATGGGAGTCATATGGTGGACGCAAATGGGAGTGATTTAAACTCTTTTAAACACCCTTTAAACACTGACAAGAAAAACACTTCCACCACCCAGCACGCCTGCGGCGAAAATGCGGCGGAGGCGGTCGTTCCTGATTTTTGGGAACTCGAACTTCTTCTTCAGCAGAATGATGTGCATCCCAAAGTCCAAAAAGAACTGCTCGAAGTTCAAGCCTCCGTGCATGCCTTTGTCTCGTGGGTGCTGTACGTTGCCAGCCCCGGGAGTGGGAATCTTTCCGATCCCCTGGGCTATGCCATCAGCCGCTTGCGCGAACATCCCCTGCGTGAAGCGCGCGGAGTCTTCCGCCAATTTGCCGATCTGCCACCGGAGGAGTTGCTGGCATTGATCGACTCCACCCCGGCACGGGCGTATGAACTGCCCACAAAAATTGAACATCCCCTCGCGCACGCCTGGAAGAAGGCAATGGGTTCCAACAATCCAAGGCTCTCCATTGTGCGCGAAATTCTATTTGGCGAAGGAGCCAGTGAATAA
- the mvaD gene encoding diphosphomevalonate decarboxylase, which yields MSSNPTATAVAFANIAFIKYWGNRENDLRLPVNGSISMNLDGLFTRTTVTFSASLPTDSLLINSKPVSGKGLARVSSILDLVRAKAGIKDHAEVISENNFPAGAGIASSAAAFAALAVAGSKAAGLDMSEPELSVLARRGSGSAARSIPAGFVEWKMGESESDSYAFSIAPVDHWHLVDCVAIVSAAHKKTGSTEGHAIAGTSPLQNARVADAPRRLDICRNAILNKDFEAFADIIEHDSDMMHAVMMTSNPPLMYWQAATVEIFHHVREWRAGGLPAGYTVDAGANVHVLCLGDHAKEVEKRLRELPGVTDVLVAGVGGAAKVV from the coding sequence ATGTCTAGTAACCCCACAGCAACGGCTGTCGCTTTTGCCAATATCGCCTTCATCAAATACTGGGGAAACCGTGAAAATGACCTGCGTCTGCCGGTCAATGGTTCCATCTCGATGAATCTGGATGGATTATTCACCCGTACCACGGTGACGTTTTCCGCCTCTCTCCCGACCGACAGCCTGCTCATCAACTCCAAGCCTGTTTCCGGAAAGGGGCTGGCGCGAGTCTCGTCCATCCTTGACCTTGTGCGCGCCAAAGCAGGCATCAAAGACCACGCCGAAGTGATCAGCGAGAACAATTTCCCTGCCGGCGCGGGGATCGCCTCCTCGGCGGCGGCGTTTGCAGCATTGGCAGTGGCGGGGAGCAAAGCCGCGGGACTTGACATGAGCGAACCAGAACTCTCGGTTTTGGCACGGCGCGGATCAGGTTCCGCCGCCCGCTCCATCCCGGCTGGGTTCGTGGAGTGGAAAATGGGCGAGTCTGAAAGCGACTCGTACGCCTTTTCCATCGCGCCCGTTGACCATTGGCATCTGGTGGATTGCGTCGCGATCGTCAGCGCCGCACACAAAAAGACCGGCTCCACCGAAGGTCACGCCATCGCAGGGACAAGCCCATTACAGAATGCGCGCGTAGCGGACGCTCCGCGCCGTTTGGATATTTGCCGCAATGCGATTCTCAACAAGGATTTCGAAGCCTTTGCAGACATCATCGAACATGACTCGGACATGATGCACGCTGTGATGATGACGTCTAATCCGCCACTGATGTACTGGCAAGCCGCCACGGTGGAGATCTTCCATCACGTGCGCGAATGGCGCGCGGGCGGACTTCCTGCCGGCTATACGGTGGATGCGGGCGCGAACGTCCATGTGCTGTGTTTGGGAGATCATGCAAAGGAAGTGGAAAAACGCCTGCGCGAATTACCCGGCGTGACGGACGTGTTGGTGGCGGGCGTTGGCGGCGCGGCAAAGGTGGTGTAA
- a CDS encoding recombinase family protein, which translates to MNKRTVIYARVSTDEQTKGYSLNTQVDACKQYAADCGYVLLMTFSEDYSGATIDRPQLNALRDFAAQEPIDVIIVYDIDRLARKSVYQALIEEEFLRLGVTVEYVIGQYDNSDEGRLQKQIRASIAEYEKAKILERSKRGKRGKAQSGFVIVGSRPPYGYKTITEPHKSWLEVDEEEAQIVVNVFNWYLRGDGYSGPMSMNAIAKKLTEMRVITRGDKHGHIYKKYEPGSWAPEMIRHILKNETYTGTWHYGKTKVIDDGKVRPARPKCGFGKQVPRSRDEWVGVPVPVIIDKETFNLAQARMKFNLAQADRHLKHEYLLARRLRCAKCGFTYQGRARKKNTYYYCKATERRPIKRCDMPMFRGRDVDDAVWAWLVNIIQHPEYIVAGLQDRQEEQGRSNQALTARLELIEGHIAENEKQLNKLLDLYLSGDFERDMLSERRARLEENIENLRKEQAEISSFLDQLVLSDAQVEDIRLFCETIKDVLDTATFEQKRQVLEMLDVRGTLAIEDNERVIYVKCLVTPQQRLSLLPISPSSNTGETVKMTCVCRSMVPSR; encoded by the coding sequence ATGAATAAGCGTACGGTAATTTACGCTAGAGTCAGTACGGATGAACAGACCAAGGGCTACAGTTTAAACACCCAGGTCGATGCCTGCAAGCAATATGCCGCCGATTGCGGTTATGTCCTTTTAATGACATTCTCCGAGGATTACAGCGGTGCAACCATTGATCGCCCTCAACTTAATGCCTTGCGGGATTTTGCTGCCCAGGAACCCATTGATGTCATTATCGTGTACGACATTGATCGCCTTGCCCGAAAAAGCGTTTATCAGGCGCTGATCGAGGAGGAGTTCCTGCGATTGGGAGTCACGGTTGAATATGTGATTGGTCAATATGACAATAGCGATGAAGGCCGGCTCCAAAAACAGATTCGCGCCAGTATTGCTGAATATGAAAAGGCAAAGATTCTGGAACGAAGCAAGCGGGGAAAACGCGGCAAGGCGCAAAGTGGGTTTGTGATTGTCGGGTCACGTCCACCTTACGGATATAAAACAATTACTGAGCCGCACAAGTCCTGGCTTGAAGTGGATGAAGAGGAGGCGCAGATTGTTGTCAATGTTTTCAATTGGTATTTGAGAGGAGATGGCTATAGTGGTCCTATGTCCATGAATGCCATTGCCAAAAAATTGACCGAAATGAGGGTCATCACCCGGGGCGATAAACATGGACACATCTACAAGAAATATGAGCCTGGGTCATGGGCACCTGAAATGATAAGGCACATCTTGAAAAACGAGACGTATACTGGCACTTGGCATTATGGCAAGACGAAGGTAATCGATGATGGAAAGGTAAGACCAGCCAGGCCAAAATGTGGATTTGGCAAACAGGTACCTCGTTCACGGGATGAATGGGTTGGCGTCCCTGTACCAGTAATCATTGATAAGGAGACTTTCAATTTGGCGCAGGCGCGAATGAAATTCAATCTTGCACAGGCAGATCGACACTTAAAGCATGAATATCTTTTAGCGAGAAGGTTAAGGTGTGCCAAGTGCGGCTTTACTTATCAGGGTCGCGCAAGAAAGAAGAATACCTATTACTACTGCAAAGCAACAGAAAGACGACCTATCAAGAGATGTGATATGCCCATGTTTCGTGGAAGGGATGTTGATGATGCGGTATGGGCATGGCTTGTCAACATCATTCAGCATCCGGAATACATTGTTGCCGGTTTACAGGATCGACAGGAGGAACAAGGCAGGAGCAATCAGGCTTTGACAGCCCGGTTGGAGTTGATAGAAGGTCATATAGCTGAGAATGAAAAACAATTAAATAAGTTACTGGACCTGTACCTGTCAGGAGATTTTGAACGTGATATGCTTTCAGAAAGACGTGCGAGACTTGAAGAAAATATTGAGAATCTCCGAAAGGAACAGGCAGAAATCTCCTCGTTTCTTGACCAGTTGGTTTTGTCTGATGCCCAAGTGGAAGACATAAGATTGTTTTGTGAGACGATAAAAGATGTGTTGGATACCGCAACATTCGAACAAAAACGGCAGGTTCTGGAGATGCTAGATGTTCGTGGTACACTAGCGATTGAAGATAATGAAAGGGTCATTTACGTCAAATGTCTAGTAACCCCACAGCAACGGCTGTCGCTTTTGCCAATATCGCCTTCATCAAATACTGGGGAAACCGTGAAAATGACCTGCGTCTGCCGGTCAATGGTTCCATCTCGATGA
- a CDS encoding pilus assembly protein, producing the protein MFRWKEKGQALRRCSGQALAEFALVMPILILLLFGMTFAAFYAFRSAATDWGVFITGVASGSYNNPATEHARSNVPWPDLADRINAGQTGPRQVRSLISVEDSRDWIFGIRLIEAQRAETNFRLWRFYPGPPPAGGFE; encoded by the coding sequence ATGTTCCGCTGGAAGGAAAAGGGGCAGGCCCTTCGACGTTGCTCAGGACAGGCATTGGCGGAGTTCGCGCTGGTCATGCCGATTCTGATTCTGCTGCTGTTCGGCATGACCTTTGCCGCGTTTTATGCCTTCCGATCCGCCGCCACGGACTGGGGCGTGTTCATCACGGGTGTTGCTTCGGGTTCCTATAACAACCCCGCCACCGAGCATGCCCGAAGCAATGTCCCCTGGCCGGATTTGGCAGATCGCATCAATGCCGGGCAGACCGGTCCGCGCCAGGTACGTTCACTGATCAGCGTGGAGGACTCGCGGGATTGGATCTTCGGCATCCGCCTGATCGAAGCGCAACGAGCGGAGACCAATTTCCGTCTCTGGAGGTTCTATCCCGGACCGCCGCCTGCCGGAGGGTTTGAATGA
- a CDS encoding pilus assembly protein TadG-related protein, with the protein MVHLTLRDLEGEVAMKITLKERGQSVALFAILMPIMSLFLLGILDYMVTNARVMETVAAADLAAHAGAQEITVLPDGTITATTAGHGIAAAYFNSQRPGSAQLNSVSCGRHQGRPACYVTAQVRSAGYLLRTRWVTVRAIGYLAHGVTREDQ; encoded by the coding sequence GTGGTTCATCTCACGCTCCGAGACCTGGAAGGCGAAGTGGCGATGAAGATCACGCTCAAAGAACGCGGTCAATCTGTTGCCTTGTTTGCCATCCTGATGCCCATCATGTCGCTCTTTCTGTTGGGCATCCTCGATTACATGGTGACCAATGCGCGTGTGATGGAAACCGTGGCAGCCGCCGATTTGGCCGCCCATGCCGGCGCGCAGGAGATCACCGTCCTTCCGGATGGAACCATCACCGCCACTACTGCTGGCCACGGAATTGCCGCTGCCTACTTCAATTCACAGCGACCGGGATCCGCGCAGCTCAACTCCGTTTCCTGTGGACGACATCAAGGGCGCCCTGCCTGTTATGTCACTGCACAAGTTCGATCTGCTGGTTATCTCTTGCGCACCCGTTGGGTGACCGTGCGCGCCATTGGATATCTGGCGCATGGCGTGACCCGCGAAGATCAATGA
- a CDS encoding M50 family metallopeptidase, which yields MTTFIVFFLALSGMIFVHELGHFIAARWAKIEVEEFGFGLPSYKLLTLFKWQGTEFTIHALPLGGFIRPKGENDPNVPGGLASANPWKRLVVLFAGPLMNLLTAVIVFAIVIASQGVPVPGKILVDAVSENSPAQQANLQSGDIILSINGQSVTEVDAAIAIIRENLDKPVDMVIDRDGEQFTVSATPLSSRTREQGALGVGLAYPTRPATFIESITGGATITGLQAATIMYLPIALIRGVIAPEEARLVGFRGIYDLFDFAVEEDVSSRQEAEAAQSGGGSAASSRPTNWTLNIIGLLSVSLGVFNLFPIPALDGGRILFTLPEILFRKRIPHEWENMVNGIAMLLLISLMLFVNIRDFIDPAQLPLP from the coding sequence ATGACGACGTTCATTGTGTTCTTTCTCGCGTTGAGCGGGATGATTTTTGTGCATGAGTTGGGGCATTTTATTGCCGCGCGTTGGGCAAAGATCGAAGTGGAGGAATTTGGCTTTGGTCTGCCTTCGTATAAATTGCTGACGCTTTTCAAATGGCAGGGGACGGAGTTCACGATCCATGCCCTGCCGTTGGGTGGATTCATCCGCCCGAAGGGTGAGAACGACCCGAATGTGCCGGGCGGGCTTGCCTCCGCCAACCCGTGGAAACGGCTGGTGGTCTTGTTCGCGGGTCCGCTGATGAACCTGTTGACCGCCGTCATTGTCTTTGCGATTGTGATCGCATCCCAAGGCGTTCCGGTACCGGGCAAAATTTTGGTGGATGCGGTTTCGGAGAATTCCCCCGCACAGCAGGCAAATCTCCAATCCGGCGATATTATCCTTTCCATCAACGGACAGAGTGTCACCGAGGTGGATGCCGCCATCGCCATCATCCGCGAGAATCTCGACAAGCCGGTTGATATGGTGATCGACCGGGACGGCGAACAGTTCACGGTCAGCGCCACGCCGCTTTCCAGCCGCACGCGGGAACAGGGCGCGCTTGGCGTTGGGCTGGCATATCCCACACGCCCTGCCACATTTATTGAAAGCATTACAGGCGGCGCGACCATCACCGGTCTACAGGCGGCGACCATCATGTACCTGCCCATCGCCCTTATTCGAGGCGTCATCGCGCCGGAGGAGGCGCGGTTGGTCGGTTTCCGAGGCATTTATGACCTGTTCGATTTTGCAGTCGAGGAGGACGTCTCCAGCCGTCAGGAAGCTGAAGCCGCCCAAAGCGGAGGCGGAAGCGCCGCATCCTCCCGTCCCACCAATTGGACGTTGAACATCATCGGTTTGCTCAGCGTATCGCTCGGTGTGTTCAACCTCTTCCCCATCCCCGCGCTCGACGGCGGGCGCATCCTGTTCACACTGCCGGAAATTCTCTTCCGCAAGCGCATCCCGCACGAATGGGAGAACATGGTCAACGGCATTGCCATGCTTCTGCTCATCAGCCTGATGCTTTTCGTCAACATCCGCGATTTCATCGATCCCGCCCAACTCCCCCTCCCCTAA
- a CDS encoding VOC family protein, which translates to MKIKAANTILYCKKWHETVAFYRNGINLLVLSSNDWFVEFKLNEAARLSVANESRTTVKSGDGKGVTISLQVADVKQVQAALTEAGIVSTPIKEVWGSQAIYVHDPEGNRLEFWEGRAKVERRD; encoded by the coding sequence ATGAAAATCAAAGCGGCAAATACAATTTTATATTGCAAAAAGTGGCATGAGACAGTTGCCTTTTACCGAAATGGGATCAACTTGCTGGTACTTTCTTCCAATGACTGGTTTGTAGAGTTCAAGTTGAATGAAGCGGCGCGTTTGAGCGTTGCCAATGAGTCCCGAACAACCGTAAAGAGCGGGGATGGAAAAGGCGTCACGATCAGCCTGCAGGTGGCGGATGTTAAACAGGTTCAGGCTGCGTTGACGGAAGCAGGTATAGTCTCCACACCGATCAAGGAGGTCTGGGGTTCACAAGCGATCTATGTGCATGATCCCGAAGGGAACCGTCTTGAGTTTTGGGAGGGGCGGGCAAAAGTGGAGCGTAGAGATTGA